The following proteins are co-located in the Xiphophorus maculatus strain JP 163 A chromosome 24, X_maculatus-5.0-male, whole genome shotgun sequence genome:
- the LOC111607551 gene encoding uncharacterized protein LOC111607551 → MFKASTESEAMEEIYVNMEPDGQTASSHTGKRRKPGPESEEQQESPSELKKKTESDDDDDDVKTGFESDSDSSGDETRADDPGSSQSEKKVPDWRQSIKLLKESGDTNGKPVAGKVMQKCALCTYETKKKQEKKFFHLAVADETDCIKVMVYGEELFNEVEKGRLYLFINVEVDVVYGEMVMKVTNQSRISKTNGIKVPKTLELQSPLFPIEKIQSFKEKTAASVEGTVIEIKCQKLGTKANAHEFQLEDETGSIWIKLWCKEQLRGMSVGDVVRVTNLRTNLYNKMVSLSSTDFTRIHKMKAAAVQSVTMQIVGIIEAGKEQSELDVLINDKSRSFFIHSSLLAKVFGVSLDDDFKDRLVKKIPFSAKGEIKQNKIQTLKAARATKT, encoded by the exons atgtttaaagccaGCACAGAGTCTGAAGCGATGGAGGAAATTTACGTCAATATGGAACCTGATGGACAAACCGCATCTAGTCACACAG GAAAGAGGAGGAAACCTGGACCTGagtcagaggagcagcaggagtctCCATCCG AGTTAAAGAAGAAGACTgagagtgatgatgatgatgatgatgttaaaACTG GGTTTGAATCTGATTCAGATTCTTCAGGTGATGAAACTCGAGCTG acGATCCAGGAAGTTCTCAGTCTGAGAAG AAGGTTCCTGATTGG AGACAGAGCATCAAGCTGCTGAAGGAAAGTGGAGACACCAATGGAAAACCTGTAGCTGGAAAGGTTATGCAGAAATGTGCTCTGTGTACGTATGAAACCAAAAAGAAGCAGGAGAAGAAGTTCTTCCATCTGGCAGTCGCTGACGAGACCGATTGCATTAAAGTCATGGTATATGGAGAAGAACTATTTAATGAAGTTGAAAAGGGACGACTTTACCTTTTCATTAATGTGGAAGTGGATGTAGTGTATGGTGAGATGGTGATGAAGGTGACCAACCAGAGCAGAATCTCAAAGACCAACGGCATTAAAGTTCCCAAGactctggagctgcagagtcCATTGTTTCCCATCGAGAAGATCCAATCCTTTAAGGAGAAAACAGCAGCGAGTGTTGAAGGAACTGTGATTGAG ATTAAATGCCAGAAACTTGGTACCAAAGCAAATGCACACGAGTTCCAACTTGAAGATGAAACCGGTTCCATATGGATCAAGCTGTGGTGCAAAGAACAGCTGAGAGGAATGTCAGTGGGAGATGTGGTCAGAGTGACCAACCTGCGGACAAACCTTTACAATAAAATGGTGTCTCTGAGCTCCACCGACTTCACCAGAATTCATAAG ATgaaagctgctgctgtccagAGTGTCACCATGCAGATTGTAGGGATCATAGAAGCGGGAAAGGAGCAGTCTGAGCTGGACGTGCTGATCAACGACAAGTCCAGATCCTTCTTCATCCATTCTTCTCTCCTGGCTAAGGTTTTTGGTGTCAGTCTGGATGACGACTTCAAGGACAGACTTGTGAAGAAAATCCCGTTTTCAGCcaaaggagaaataaaacaaaacaaaatccagactCTTAAAGCTGCAAGAGCCACCAAAACTTAA